Within the Medicago truncatula cultivar Jemalong A17 chromosome 4, MtrunA17r5.0-ANR, whole genome shotgun sequence genome, the region AAGATTATTCTCTTGTATTTATCAAAGATTATAGCTGATTTGTTATTTAGGTGAAAAAAGTGGCTGGTGAATCAAGTCATTTTTGTGCAGAATACACTGTCAGTGTAAAAGGTCCTTTTACACGCTCAACAAATCGAATAAGAGAAGAGAAATGTGGATAGATCATGAATAAATAAACAATCCATCAGAAACTTCGTAATGGAGAAAGAAATTGACACATTCCTTAGAAAACTTTCCATAGCCTCTATAGCCATAGCTTCAGTAACACTCATATCTCTATTCCTTATCACCCCCGATACATGCGTTCCACCCGAAGCGCCGTTAAAACCCCACTTCCGCTTCCCTAAATCCACCTGCGACTTCACCTCCTCCCGCCCCAGCCTCCCCTCCGACAAGAAAAACAACCGTCTCTGGTCCTCACGCGACTGGAACAACAAACTCCGATCATTTTCCCTTATTTTCCTCTCAATTCGCGATATTGGTCTTCTGCCTAACAATACTAAAGTCCTCTGCATTTCCGCGGGTGCCGGTCATGAAGTGTCTGCGTTACAGCGTCTTGGCGTGGAGGATGTAACCGGCATTGAGTTGTTAGAGTCTCTGCCTCTTGTTAGGCGTGCTGATCCGCATAATTTGCCTTTCTTTGACGGGGCGTTTGATTTTGCTTTCACTGCGAGATTTGATGAGGCGTTGTTTCCGATGAGATTTGCAGCTGAGATGGAGAGGGTTGTTAGGGGTGGTGGTGTTTCTTTTGTTCTTGTTGGGGAGTGTGGTGCTAATGAGGTGAGAGAGGTTGTGAGATTGTTTAGGAATTCTAGATTTGTTCGTTCTACTAATGTTACTTTGAGTAATGTTAGAATGACTAGTATTCTTATGAGAACTAGAAAATCTTCTTCATGATTTGTGGTTACATTTTCctaatgttatataatttatCTGTGTATGTATATTTCgtttcatttctttataatctgTCATTGTTATTATATGTGGATGAGTTTTAGACTATGATATGTAACACCAACACAGACAACTGACATGGCACTGAGACTAACACTAACTAACATGTATACAACAGtataaatttgaaagaaaatttaattGATTGAAAGTAATTAAAGATTTGGTGTCAGTTGTGTCGGAGAACAACACATGTTGGACATTTGACACACCTTCGTTCTGAAGTATCAATATTACATAGGTTTTAGAATGCATCCTGTAATTAGTTATGTTCACTGCAACATTGTCTGAATCAAATGTTTGTAGgacatgaaattgtttaaaaagtTCTTCTGTTTGAGTGACTGTTATAACTCGTTATTGGACTGAGTTAAGCTTGTTCTGTTTTTTTCATCATTGAACTTGGACATATGAAAATTTgtgatgtgtgtgtgtgtgtgtcatgATGAAGTATTGAGGTTCTTCTCTTCTTGACGAAGTAGGTTAGGTGAATACATGCAATGAtgagatatttttttcttacattaAGATCTGTTGATTTCTTGGCCATTttagtttattaaaaattagaatgaTATTTTCTGTGCCTTTTTCTGTATCTTTTTTAACATcaagttgatttttatttacCTGTAGTGTAGGCTTGTTGCATAGGAATGAATGATTGGTTCATCATTTATTCTGCACATTTAGACAGTTAAATCCATTATCGTTATCCCATTTGGTTTTTGAGTTTCATTTAAAGCTACTATTTCGTAACAAAGTTATGAACCTCTAGTGTTAATTTTTGGTTCAAATGTCAATGATGGCTTCTTTTATTATTCGATAGAATTTCATTGTTGTGGTATCTGCTAAGACAGTGTAAGACATCCTTTTTACGTGTATCTCATGCTACAATACACTGtaataaaatgatgatttaatcaaatttattttcagcATGTTCCAGTTGTAAAGCACACTAAAGAATCATTATCACATTATAACCAAATGTCATgaataattttaacttttaacagTATGGTATCAACAGGGAGGAAgtatattttgaaagaaataaatgCTACTTATTTGTAATTAGAAAAGTGTCATACATTATCTGATTTGATAGACAACATGAATGAATCGTGCTTTAGCACTCCAAAGAGATTCATATGTGATGGCTTATTCATGATGGCAAGGGCAAGCACTAACATTTGAAAGATCCAGAAGTAATTGTTCCTCTATGATGTCTTGTGTCTTATAGAAATTTGACAGACATGGTTTTCGTTTAATTTAAATCCACTTGCAAAGAGTATAGATCCACATTTTACTTTGATATCTCAAAGATTAGCTACATGTGTCAATCTTAGGgtatgaattttgatttttgatttcaCACTCGTTTTGAAACTACAATGTGGACATCTTTTTCAAGATAGATGAGATTGTATATCCGCATGCTTTGGTAGACCACAAACTTGCTGTATTCATTTGTATATGATACAAGCTGTACATTATTTACTGCTGCTTGATTTTGGAAGTTGCAAAATCTGACAGTAATGATACGTGGTAGAATTTTACAATGTTTTCTGTCATTTTTATTCTGCACTTGTGTAACTTTGTGTGGGATCTTTACTGGTTTTGCATAATGTCCGATCCTCGTACAATACAACAGTTCTTGATATGAATCTGGATATCTTTGCTAGCCGTCGAGTTTTTGTCTTTTTGTTGTAATAAGTTCTCTAGTTCTGCCATCTTAAATGCAGCAGAAATTGAAATCGAAGTCTCTAGTTTGCATGAGATTCAAAAGGTTCAACATGGTTTTATTTGGGGTGATAATGAGACAAGGCGGCATATTCATGCCGTGAAATGGGAAGTTGTTGCAAAACCAAAATCTTTGGGGGGTGGGGCTTGGGCTGAGAACTCTTGAAGACATGAACAATGCCTGCCTTCTTAAGTTGGGGTGGAAACTGAAATATGGTGAGAATGCTTTATGGAGTCTCGTCTTGAAAGGAAAATATGACAGGCAGAATTTGTTATTGGATGAAGTGATAGCAAAACCAAATGATTCTAGCATATGgaaacatttggtgcaactttGGCCAAATATTAGCAAGCTAGCACATTGGGCAGTCCGTAATGGTGAATCTGTGAAGGCTTGGGAGCACTTTTGGTTGGTTAAAGGCTTAAGGGTGGCTGATTTAGATATTGATATCCCTTTAAGCATGCAAAATGCAAAAGTTGCAGATTTGGTGGATGAGTATGGTGATTAGAAAGTGGGTGAGTTGCAATCTTGGCTTCCGGTGGAGATTATGAACAGATTGCGTGCTATCCCTCCGCCGCATATCGAGTATGGTCATGATGTATGTGCTTGTCCAGGTGCGAGCATGGGTGATTTTTCTGTGGCTCACGCTTATAACATTTTACGAGGCTTTACGATGGGGCAGGAGGATAATCATTGGTCTCGGCTGTGGAATTTGAGAACACCGGAAAAAATTTGGTGTTTTGTGTCGCTCCTACAAGATGATAGATTGTTGACAAACAGTAGATTGCATGGAATGCAGCTGTGTTTCCCTTTCTGTCATCAGTGTGAGGAGAGTGTCGAAACAACACTTCATGTTATGCGCGATTGTCCGGGTTTGGGTGAGTACGGTTAGAGCAAGGTATTGGgaggttttttttaattgtgattTACAACAGTGGATCTTAATATGATTATGGCAATGGATGAAGGGGAAAATTTGGTTTGGATGAGCTTTTGGGCAACAGCATGCTACTCTGGTTTTGGAGGAATAAGTTTGCATGATGATGCTGTTGTCATGCCTATGAACCCATGCACATAGATTAAAAGGAAAATTCATCATTATGATGTTGTTGCTAATATGGTTGTAGTTAGTACTAGTCCCATGACTGTGATTGAGGAGATTAGGTGGCTGCCTCCAAACATGGGTTGGATTCAGCTAAATACGGATGGTGCTTCTAAGCAAGAGATGGTATCGGGTTGTGGTGGAGGTTTTCGAGGGGAGAGCAGAGAGTGggtattttttttgaaggggttGGAATTGAAGTACTTAGTCATCATCCTACTTCCAATTCACTATCTACTTCCTTCGTCAGCCCTCCTCGATAGCTAACTTTGAAGGGGCTAGACCAAGCCTCGTAATTAATTGAATAAGAGGGAAAAAGGCCACTCAGGTCTATATCTAGAAAGGAGGCTGGATTGGAAGATTGAGAGACCCGGGACTGTGCAGGTTTGCAGAGAGGCTAGATCATTCCCTTCACTAAAATAGAATAGTAGGTAAGATTCACTAGCTAGAAGTTTACTGAGAAGGGTAGAGTTTGCAGTAATCGATGAGAGAATGGTAATGCTAAAGGTAGGAAGAAAGAAGACTCATTCTATGCTGACCAATTACTATGGCTCTTCTCTCATTTGATTTTAGAATCTTATTTAAGCCATAGGCTATCGATTGGGGGAAGAAAGCCTGCCTTTATTGGTCACCATCACCACCATTGTTAACATCGGTACACTCCTAAATAAGGCCTACCTCCCTTCCATTCAACCAGAGCAGCGATGAGAACATAGACTAAATTAACTAAGCAATGCATCGTTGGAAGCTAGTGCATATGTAGCAGAGCTTTGGGGTGTTTGAAGGTTGGCTACATTGCGTGGTTTTCATAAAGTGGAGTTCCATATTGTTTCTTGGGTAGTATCTTTGACACTTGCTTTAGGGGAAGGAGGAACTGTAGATGGTTGGAGATTATTGCAAAATATTAGAAGATTGTTGGAGTTGGAGTGAGAGATCAAGATTTGACATTCGGATGCAAATAAATGTGTCAATGCGTTGGCGAATATGACATGTGATGGAGGTTATTCTTTGATGTTATATGAGCATTATCTTgctcaaattaatttattatttttggctAACTCCGTTGGTATTTCGACTCTATGTTTTGTTATGCGGttgttctatct harbors:
- the LOC25492107 gene encoding uncharacterized protein, encoding MEKEIDTFLRKLSIASIAIASVTLISLFLITPDTCVPPEAPLKPHFRFPKSTCDFTSSRPSLPSDKKNNRLWSSRDWNNKLRSFSLIFLSIRDIGLLPNNTKVLCISAGAGHEVSALQRLGVEDVTGIELLESLPLVRRADPHNLPFFDGAFDFAFTARFDEALFPMRFAAEMERVVRGGGVSFVLVGECGANEVREVVRLFRNSRFVRSTNVTLSNVRMTSILMRTRKSSS